From Micromonospora rhizosphaerae, the proteins below share one genomic window:
- a CDS encoding DUF503 domain-containing protein, translated as MFTGTAVFDLLLPSDSRSLKAKRSYVRPIVAALRRFEVSAAEVGALDLHGRAEIGVAVVAAEASHVRQVLDSCERLVAGRPEAELLSVRRRLYGEED; from the coding sequence ATGTTCACCGGAACCGCGGTCTTCGACCTGCTGCTGCCGAGCGACTCACGGTCGCTCAAGGCGAAGAGATCATATGTACGGCCGATCGTGGCAGCGCTGCGCCGCTTCGAGGTCTCGGCGGCCGAGGTGGGAGCGCTCGACCTGCACGGTCGGGCCGAGATCGGGGTGGCCGTGGTGGCCGCCGAGGCGTCGCACGTCCGCCAGGTGCTGGACTCGTGCGAGCGCCTGGTGGCCGGCCGCCCCGAGGCCGAGCTGCTGTCGGTCCGCCGCCGGCTGTACGGCGAGGAGGACTGA